A window of Prolixibacter sp. SD074 contains these coding sequences:
- the ltrA gene encoding group II intron reverse transcriptase/maturase, which yields MHGSRLEIPKDAHSKRPLGIPTVVDRVIQQAIHQILSPVYERQFSDNSFGFRPKRSTHKALFRCKRYISEGYKYAIDMDMAKFFDTVSHSKLIEILSRTVKDGRVISLVHKYLNAGVVVNHKFERTESGVPQGGPLSPLLGNIMLNELDKELHKRGHKFVRYADDLVILCKSKRAGERIMNSVIKFIEDHLFLKVNRDKTSVAYFNRIRFLGYSFYQIKGEIRFRIHPQSVVKLKAKLKELTSRSNGWGNEKRKSKLSSFIKGWLNYYKYADMLKLMERVDAWYRRRLRMVTWKQWKKIKTKWRNLIKLGINKYKAWEFANTRKSYWRTAKSPILSRSITNARLQQAGYIFLTDYYKQVRV from the coding sequence GTGCATGGCAGCAGGCTTGAGATACCTAAAGATGCCCACTCAAAGCGTCCATTGGGTATTCCGACAGTAGTTGACAGGGTTATTCAACAAGCGATACATCAAATTTTATCACCAGTTTACGAGCGGCAGTTTTCTGACAACAGCTTTGGTTTCCGGCCTAAACGAAGTACGCACAAAGCTTTATTCCGATGCAAGCGTTATATATCAGAAGGATATAAATACGCTATCGACATGGATATGGCAAAGTTCTTCGATACGGTCAGCCACAGCAAACTGATAGAAATACTGTCACGAACAGTAAAAGATGGCCGTGTAATCTCACTGGTACACAAATACCTGAATGCAGGTGTTGTAGTGAACCATAAATTCGAGAGAACGGAATCAGGCGTTCCACAGGGTGGGCCGTTAAGTCCGTTGCTGGGCAACATCATGCTAAATGAACTTGATAAAGAGCTTCATAAGCGGGGGCACAAGTTTGTTCGCTACGCCGATGATTTAGTCATTTTGTGTAAGAGCAAGAGGGCAGGAGAGCGGATAATGAACAGCGTAATTAAGTTCATTGAAGACCATCTTTTTCTGAAAGTGAACAGGGATAAAACCTCGGTTGCCTACTTTAACCGCATCAGGTTTCTGGGATATTCCTTTTATCAAATCAAGGGAGAAATCCGGTTTCGCATTCATCCCCAAAGTGTTGTAAAACTGAAAGCAAAATTAAAAGAGCTTACCAGCAGGAGCAACGGTTGGGGAAATGAAAAGCGTAAAAGTAAATTATCATCCTTTATTAAAGGGTGGCTAAATTATTACAAATATGCTGATATGCTGAAACTAATGGAACGGGTTGATGCATGGTACCGCCGAAGGTTGCGAATGGTAACCTGGAAACAGTGGAAGAAGATAAAGACGAAATGGCGTAATCTCATTAAGTTGGGTATTAATAAATACAAAGCCTGGGAATTTGCCAATACCCGAAAGTCATATTGGCGGACGGCCAAGAGTCCCATTCTCTCCAGAAGTATAACCAACGCCCGTTTACAACAGGCAGGTTATATTTTCCTTACCGATTATTATAAGCAAGTAAGAGTGTGA
- a CDS encoding methionine aminotransferase, with protein MVSSKLPTTRRSIIATMTELAKKHHAIDLALSVSDLPSPEPLVDLMHKYVSEGYNNYAPMEGIEPLRQVIVNRIKQLHQKEYNPNSEITITAGSTQAMATTISAFIKEGEEVLVFEPVSESYISAIELNGGRPVYVNLKNPDFHIDWDDVKKLMNAKTRMIIINNPQNPTGRVMNEEDINQLKRLTNGTRIVILANEIFEHIVFDEEKHRSMSSVPELAERSLVVSSFGPVYKISGWGIAYVVGPEKLMNEFRNIQMFQGYSVNTPGQYALAEFLQKDNKYEEIADFYQGCRNYFNRLMNESNFDVIPAAGTYYQVIDYSKISDETDVEFAIRLVREYGVSVLPLSAFQHEKTKSRMLRICFARNNDVLEEAAKRLCAVPVLDPDR; from the coding sequence ATGGTTTCATCAAAATTGCCAACAACAAGAAGAAGTATCATTGCGACGATGACCGAATTGGCCAAAAAACATCATGCAATTGACCTGGCCCTGTCGGTTTCTGATCTACCCAGCCCCGAACCCCTCGTTGATCTGATGCATAAGTACGTATCGGAAGGATATAACAACTATGCGCCCATGGAAGGGATTGAGCCGCTGCGACAAGTGATCGTCAACCGCATTAAGCAATTGCATCAAAAAGAATATAATCCGAATAGCGAAATCACCATTACCGCCGGTTCTACACAAGCCATGGCAACCACTATCAGCGCCTTTATTAAAGAAGGTGAGGAAGTGCTGGTATTCGAGCCCGTTTCGGAATCGTACATCTCGGCGATCGAGCTGAATGGCGGACGTCCGGTTTACGTTAACCTGAAAAATCCCGATTTTCACATCGACTGGGATGATGTGAAGAAGCTGATGAATGCCAAAACCCGGATGATCATCATCAACAACCCGCAGAACCCCACCGGACGGGTGATGAACGAAGAGGACATCAACCAGTTGAAAAGGCTGACCAATGGAACGCGAATTGTAATTCTCGCCAACGAGATTTTCGAGCACATTGTCTTCGACGAAGAGAAACACCGCAGTATGTCGTCGGTACCCGAACTGGCCGAACGCAGCCTGGTGGTTTCGTCCTTCGGACCGGTGTATAAAATCAGTGGCTGGGGAATCGCCTATGTGGTCGGCCCGGAAAAACTAATGAACGAGTTCCGGAATATTCAAATGTTCCAGGGCTACAGCGTCAACACGCCCGGACAGTATGCGCTGGCCGAATTTCTGCAGAAAGACAATAAATATGAAGAGATTGCCGATTTCTACCAGGGATGCCGAAACTATTTCAACCGCCTGATGAATGAAAGCAATTTTGACGTGATTCCAGCTGCCGGCACCTATTACCAGGTAATCGATTACAGTAAAATATCGGACGAAACCGATGTGGAATTTGCCATACGGCTGGTCAGGGAATACGGTGTTTCCGTGTTGCCGCTCTCGGCTTTTCAGCACGAGAAAACCAAGTCGCGGATGTTGCGCATTTGCTTTGCCCGCAACAACGACGTGCTGGAAGAAGCAGCCAAACGTTTGTGCGCGGTTCCGGTGTTGGATCCGGACAGGTAA
- a CDS encoding GTP-binding protein encodes MARPAKQIILLGFNGTGKTTLTRKFVESEVKRGGKVLVITPDFAEWNDLPETLLEKPTDLYGKMKAYWQKSTHSGSTA; translated from the coding sequence ATGGCAAGGCCAGCTAAACAAATTATCCTGCTAGGATTCAACGGGACCGGGAAAACTACACTGACCCGGAAGTTTGTAGAATCGGAAGTGAAACGCGGCGGAAAGGTACTGGTGATAACCCCCGACTTTGCGGAGTGGAACGACCTCCCTGAGACATTGCTGGAAAAGCCCACCGATTTATATGGGAAGATGAAAGCATACTGGCAAAAATCAACGCATTCTGGTTCGACGGCCTGA
- a CDS encoding site-specific integrase translates to MQRRIKEFRKEIAFSEIDAEFIELFRRWLKQKYHNETNTLHKQLKIFRLYLNIAKRKGIIKENPFVSIRVKKQKMDRVFLEENELQELWKSYQEGKYTDSPSKHTVLRHFLFMCFTGMDYHSVRESAQFDNLFGETLVFVREKTMSRKKETTKIPLNRVDGQ, encoded by the coding sequence ATTCAACGCCGAATAAAAGAATTTCGCAAGGAAATAGCGTTCTCCGAGATTGACGCCGAATTTATTGAATTGTTCCGCCGCTGGTTGAAACAGAAATACCACAACGAAACAAATACCTTGCACAAGCAATTAAAGATTTTCCGGCTTTACCTGAACATCGCCAAGCGGAAGGGCATCATCAAAGAAAATCCTTTTGTGTCTATTCGCGTGAAGAAGCAGAAAATGGATCGGGTATTTCTGGAAGAAAACGAGCTGCAAGAGTTATGGAAGAGTTACCAGGAAGGAAAGTACACCGACAGCCCGTCCAAACATACCGTTTTACGGCACTTCCTGTTTATGTGCTTCACTGGGATGGATTACCACAGTGTTCGCGAATCGGCCCAGTTTGATAATCTATTTGGTGAAACGCTGGTTTTTGTACGGGAAAAAACCATGTCCCGGAAAAAGGAAACAACGAAAATTCCGCTCAATCGGGTAGATGGTCAGTGA
- the acnA gene encoding aconitate hydratase AcnA, which produces MKSESPYRFEKELKTAKGSFRYFSLPELEAKGHNISHLPFSIRILLENALRNYDDFAVTGEHIETLLNWKPAPSDKDIPYKPARVLMQDFTGVPAVVDIASLRAELARKGKNPDKLNPQIPVDLIIDHSVQVDYFGTEYSYRRNVEVEYERNSERYQFLKWAQKAFKNFSVVPPGMGICHQVNLEYLAQGVIEREGRVFPDTLVGTDSHTPMVNGIGVVGWGVGGIEAEAALLGQPIYFIMPEVIGLKLTGQLPPGTTATDMVLTITQLLRNYGVVGKFVEVFGPGLDHLTVPDRATISNMSPEFGCTVSYFPIDGQTLDYMRKTNRPAEQVQLVEDYCKANMLWRTGNEEITYTDVLELDLSTVEPTVAGPKRPQDKILLRGFKPKFVDLLQESFGRKYIEPDDREIVRWSAEGGSQPVHTYAGGQREVEVESRNDKGLKMVQITLGQEKFQLSDGSVVIAAITSCTNTSNPSVMIGAGLVARKARRLGMTSRPWVKTSLAPGSKVVTDYLERAGLLSDLEALRFHLVGYGCTSCIGNSGPLPPHIAKAVEDNELIVSSVLSGNRNFEARVHPQVKMNFLMSPMLVVAFAIAGRVDIDLNNEPLGYDTNQQPVYLKDIWPSPEEIYETMQNVLSTDDFRKDYSTITDGNEIWQKLQAPDEQLYSWEKTSTYIKEAPFFTHLPEEPEKLQEIEGARVLLSLGDSVTTDHISPAGSFKADSPAGKYLTERNVEQKNFNSYGSRRGNDEVMVRGTFANVRIKNKLAKKEGGFTTYLPSGEEMPVYDAAMKYHDEGTPLMVLAGKEYGSGSSRDWAAKGTSLLGIKAVLAESYERIHRSNLIGMGVLPLQFTEGENAASLALTGKEIFSVKGISDDMKPLKELDVEAQKENGETVHFKALARLDSKIEIEYYRHGGILQYVLRQYLSEG; this is translated from the coding sequence ATGAAGTCTGAATCACCATATCGATTCGAAAAAGAATTGAAAACCGCCAAAGGCTCCTTCCGGTATTTCAGTTTGCCCGAACTGGAAGCCAAAGGACATAACATTTCTCACCTGCCGTTTTCCATCCGCATTTTGCTGGAGAACGCCCTTCGCAATTATGACGATTTTGCCGTTACCGGCGAGCACATCGAGACGCTGCTCAACTGGAAGCCGGCACCTTCCGATAAAGACATTCCCTACAAACCCGCCCGCGTGCTGATGCAGGATTTTACCGGCGTTCCGGCCGTGGTCGACATTGCTTCGCTGCGCGCCGAACTGGCCCGGAAAGGAAAAAACCCGGACAAACTGAACCCGCAAATTCCGGTCGACCTGATCATCGACCACTCGGTACAGGTCGATTATTTCGGTACCGAATATTCCTACCGGAGAAACGTGGAAGTGGAGTACGAACGCAATAGCGAGCGCTACCAGTTCCTGAAATGGGCGCAAAAGGCATTCAAAAACTTCAGCGTGGTACCGCCCGGCATGGGCATTTGCCACCAGGTGAACCTGGAATACCTCGCCCAGGGCGTCATCGAGCGCGAGGGAAGGGTTTTCCCCGACACGCTGGTAGGAACAGACAGCCACACCCCGATGGTGAACGGAATCGGCGTGGTGGGCTGGGGTGTCGGCGGTATCGAAGCCGAAGCAGCGCTGCTGGGACAACCCATCTATTTCATCATGCCGGAAGTGATCGGACTGAAACTTACCGGCCAGTTGCCGCCCGGGACCACCGCTACCGATATGGTGCTGACCATCACACAGCTGCTGCGCAACTACGGCGTGGTGGGAAAATTCGTGGAAGTGTTCGGTCCCGGCCTCGACCATCTCACCGTCCCCGACCGGGCTACCATCAGTAACATGTCGCCGGAGTTCGGCTGCACCGTCAGCTACTTCCCTATCGACGGGCAAACGCTCGATTACATGCGAAAAACCAACCGTCCGGCGGAACAGGTGCAGCTGGTAGAAGATTACTGCAAGGCCAACATGCTGTGGCGAACCGGCAACGAGGAGATCACCTACACCGATGTGCTGGAACTCGACCTCTCAACCGTCGAGCCAACCGTTGCCGGCCCGAAACGGCCGCAAGACAAGATTTTACTGCGCGGGTTCAAGCCGAAGTTTGTCGACCTGTTGCAGGAAAGCTTTGGCCGCAAATACATCGAGCCGGATGACCGCGAAATCGTGCGTTGGTCGGCAGAAGGGGGCAGCCAGCCCGTGCACACCTATGCTGGCGGTCAGCGCGAAGTGGAAGTGGAAAGCCGGAATGACAAAGGCCTGAAGATGGTGCAGATAACGCTGGGACAGGAAAAATTCCAACTCTCGGATGGTTCGGTGGTGATTGCAGCCATCACCTCCTGTACCAACACGTCCAACCCTTCGGTGATGATTGGCGCCGGGCTGGTTGCCCGCAAAGCCCGCAGGCTGGGAATGACCTCCCGTCCGTGGGTAAAAACATCGTTGGCGCCCGGCTCTAAGGTGGTCACCGATTACCTCGAAAGAGCCGGTCTCCTCTCCGACCTCGAAGCGCTGCGCTTCCACCTGGTGGGCTATGGTTGTACTTCCTGTATCGGAAACTCCGGTCCGCTCCCGCCGCACATCGCAAAAGCGGTTGAGGATAACGAACTGATTGTTTCTTCTGTCCTTTCGGGAAACCGGAATTTCGAAGCCCGCGTCCACCCACAGGTGAAAATGAACTTCCTGATGTCGCCCATGCTGGTGGTCGCTTTTGCCATTGCCGGCCGCGTGGACATCGACCTGAACAACGAACCGCTAGGCTACGACACCAATCAGCAACCAGTTTACCTGAAGGATATCTGGCCGTCGCCGGAAGAGATTTACGAAACCATGCAAAACGTGCTTTCCACCGACGATTTCCGCAAGGATTACAGCACGATTACCGACGGGAACGAAATATGGCAAAAATTGCAGGCACCCGACGAACAGCTATATTCGTGGGAAAAAACCTCCACTTACATCAAGGAAGCACCGTTCTTTACCCATCTTCCGGAAGAACCGGAAAAGCTTCAGGAAATTGAAGGTGCCCGGGTGCTGCTCTCACTGGGCGACAGCGTTACTACCGACCACATTTCACCGGCCGGTTCGTTCAAAGCCGATTCGCCTGCCGGGAAATATCTTACCGAACGAAATGTTGAACAGAAGAATTTCAACTCATACGGCTCGCGCCGGGGAAACGATGAGGTGATGGTACGCGGAACGTTTGCCAATGTGCGGATCAAGAACAAGCTGGCCAAAAAGGAAGGTGGTTTTACGACCTATCTGCCTTCCGGCGAAGAGATGCCGGTGTACGATGCCGCCATGAAATATCACGACGAGGGTACGCCGTTGATGGTTCTGGCCGGGAAAGAGTACGGTAGTGGTTCGTCTCGTGACTGGGCCGCCAAAGGAACCTCACTGCTCGGCATCAAAGCAGTGCTGGCCGAAAGTTACGAGCGCATCCACCGCAGCAACCTGATTGGCATGGGCGTGCTGCCGCTGCAGTTCACAGAGGGCGAAAACGCCGCATCGCTTGCCCTGACCGGAAAAGAAATTTTCAGTGTGAAAGGCATCAGCGATGACATGAAACCGCTGAAGGAACTGGATGTGGAAGCACAAAAAGAAAATGGGGAAACGGTTCATTTCAAAGCGTTGGCCCGGCTCGATTCGAAAATCGAAATCGAGTATTACCGCCACGGCGGCATTTTGCAATACGTACTGCGGCAATACCTCAGCGAAGGATAA
- a CDS encoding Arm DNA-binding domain-containing protein codes for MSIITTLGKVKNDGTAPVYMVVYVNGERVQFHTKVFCEPGRFVVEKGAVKGSSKAAKDQNLIIENSRNRLNEIFVRYRLQNKALTPTLVKNEYKNPSLRVDFHAFMTEAIKERKGESAPRTIARDQVFNAE; via the coding sequence ATGAGCATCATTACTACCCTGGGGAAGGTCAAGAATGACGGAACGGCACCTGTTTACATGGTCGTTTACGTGAATGGGGAGCGTGTCCAGTTTCACACAAAAGTATTTTGTGAGCCCGGCCGGTTCGTTGTGGAAAAAGGAGCGGTGAAAGGTTCGAGCAAGGCGGCAAAGGACCAAAACCTAATAATTGAGAACAGCCGGAACCGGTTGAATGAAATATTTGTCCGGTACCGGTTGCAAAATAAGGCCCTCACCCCTACACTGGTTAAAAATGAGTACAAAAACCCATCATTGCGCGTTGATTTTCACGCCTTCATGACGGAGGCCATAAAGGAACGGAAAGGAGAAAGCGCACCGCGGACCATTGCCCGCGACCAGGTATTCAACGCCGAATAA
- a CDS encoding sigma-54 dependent transcriptional regulator, producing MTSGNILIVDDNRTVLRALELVLQPEFNSVSTLSNPNRLPFFLQTNSVDVILLDMNFVAGVNTGNEGIYWLNEIRKMKPDIPVVMITAFGDVNLAVKALKMGASDFVLKPWDNNRLIETLKSAVRVRQSQEKLGKSAGNTEKSDHKEENVELLGQSSAMKYVFRLIEKVAPTKANVLITGENGTGKELIAQAIHRHSERADKPLVSVDMGAISETLFESELFGHVKGAFTDARADREGKVIIANGGTLFLDEIGNLSLPLQAKLLAVLENRQVVPVGANRPVSVDIRLICATNCNLEAMVEEGKFREDLLFRINTIRIEAPPLREREEDIVLLAKHFLQFYGEKYHKQHLILSGMAREKFRRYSWPGNVRELRHAIEKAVILADGEVLQPEDFHFRPVIEQDEAPTTLEEMERSMIEQALEESSGNMSSAATRLGITRQTLYNKVKKYGL from the coding sequence ATGACTTCCGGAAATATCTTGATCGTCGACGACAACCGAACGGTATTACGTGCCCTGGAACTGGTGCTTCAGCCGGAATTCAATTCGGTTTCGACACTCTCCAACCCCAATCGGTTGCCATTTTTCCTGCAGACCAATTCGGTTGACGTGATTCTGCTGGACATGAATTTTGTGGCCGGGGTGAATACCGGAAATGAAGGAATTTACTGGTTGAACGAAATCAGAAAGATGAAGCCGGATATTCCTGTCGTGATGATCACGGCGTTTGGGGATGTAAACCTTGCCGTGAAGGCCCTGAAGATGGGAGCCTCGGATTTTGTGCTGAAACCCTGGGACAATAACCGGTTGATCGAAACCCTGAAGTCGGCTGTCCGGGTACGGCAGTCGCAGGAAAAACTGGGAAAGTCGGCAGGTAATACAGAAAAGAGCGATCACAAGGAGGAAAATGTGGAGTTGCTCGGGCAATCCAGCGCGATGAAATATGTTTTCCGGTTGATCGAAAAAGTGGCGCCTACGAAAGCCAATGTACTAATCACCGGCGAAAACGGTACCGGCAAAGAGTTGATTGCACAAGCCATTCACCGGCACTCGGAGCGGGCAGATAAACCGTTGGTGAGTGTCGACATGGGCGCTATCAGCGAAACGCTGTTCGAGAGCGAACTGTTTGGCCATGTGAAGGGCGCTTTTACCGATGCGCGTGCCGATCGTGAAGGAAAAGTTATTATTGCTAACGGCGGAACCCTTTTCCTCGACGAAATCGGGAACCTATCGTTGCCATTGCAGGCGAAATTGCTGGCAGTTTTGGAAAATCGGCAGGTTGTCCCGGTAGGAGCCAACCGCCCCGTTTCGGTAGACATTCGTTTGATTTGCGCTACGAACTGTAACCTGGAGGCCATGGTGGAAGAAGGGAAATTCAGGGAGGATTTACTTTTCCGCATCAACACCATCCGTATCGAGGCGCCACCGTTGCGCGAGCGGGAGGAGGACATCGTGTTGCTGGCCAAACATTTTTTGCAGTTTTACGGAGAAAAATACCATAAGCAGCATCTCATCCTTTCGGGAATGGCGCGGGAAAAGTTCCGTCGTTATTCGTGGCCGGGAAACGTCAGGGAGTTGCGGCATGCCATTGAAAAGGCAGTTATTTTGGCCGATGGTGAAGTGCTGCAACCCGAAGATTTTCATTTTCGTCCGGTCATCGAACAGGATGAAGCGCCCACTACGTTGGAAGAAATGGAGCGCAGCATGATTGAACAGGCGCTCGAAGAGAGCAGTGGAAACATGAGTTCGGCGGCCACACGTCTGGGTATCACGCGGCAAACGCTGTACAACAAAGTGAAGAAATATGGGCTATAA
- a CDS encoding efflux RND transporter periplasmic adaptor subunit, producing the protein MSGMDRQIEQKKGLKKKHFWMIGGGLVFLVFLMSLVFGNHESTIRAERDKVSVSPVTDGLFNDYIRVIGTVEPIRFIYLDATEGGRVEEIINDEGAMVKKGDIILKLSNPDLKLNILTAEARLAEQINFLRNTRIQMEQDKLSLQRSILEMDYDILKKKRKFTQNQRFFKKDMISEDDYLASKEDYEYSIKTRKILGERQKTDSAFRAVQVKQMEYNLDRMKTNLDLVKERMDNLDVKAPIDGQIGLLDAEIGQSIPQAGRIGQVNDLSAFKVTTQVDEHYIDRVKKGLKASFTRQDKAYDMTVKKVYPEVRNGTFKIDMVFDNEVPKNIRSGQTYHVELQLGQAQKSVLIPRGGFFQSTGGQWIFVLSKDGSEATRRNIRIGRQNPQYYEVLEGLEPGEQVITSGYDTFGDNQWVVFK; encoded by the coding sequence ATGTCTGGGATGGATCGCCAAATAGAGCAAAAGAAAGGATTAAAGAAGAAGCATTTCTGGATGATTGGAGGAGGACTGGTCTTCCTCGTTTTTCTGATGTCGTTGGTTTTTGGAAATCACGAATCAACCATTCGGGCCGAACGGGATAAAGTTTCCGTCAGTCCGGTTACCGATGGCCTTTTCAACGACTACATCCGGGTTATCGGGACCGTGGAGCCCATTCGTTTTATTTACCTGGATGCAACCGAAGGCGGGCGTGTGGAAGAGATTATCAATGACGAAGGTGCCATGGTGAAAAAGGGAGATATCATCCTGAAGTTATCCAATCCCGATTTGAAACTGAATATTTTGACCGCTGAAGCGCGCTTGGCCGAACAAATTAACTTCCTCAGAAACACCCGAATCCAGATGGAGCAGGATAAACTATCCCTGCAACGCAGTATCCTGGAGATGGACTACGATATTCTGAAAAAGAAAAGGAAGTTCACCCAAAATCAACGCTTCTTCAAGAAAGATATGATTTCGGAAGATGATTATCTGGCATCGAAAGAAGATTATGAATATTCCATAAAAACCCGCAAAATCCTGGGCGAACGGCAAAAGACCGATTCTGCTTTCCGTGCGGTTCAGGTCAAGCAAATGGAATACAACCTCGACCGGATGAAAACCAACCTCGACCTGGTGAAAGAGCGCATGGATAATCTGGATGTGAAGGCTCCGATTGACGGGCAAATTGGTTTGCTTGATGCCGAAATCGGGCAGTCTATTCCGCAGGCGGGCCGCATCGGTCAGGTGAACGATTTGAGTGCGTTCAAAGTAACCACCCAGGTTGACGAGCACTACATTGACCGGGTTAAAAAAGGCTTGAAGGCCTCGTTTACCCGACAGGATAAAGCCTATGATATGACCGTGAAGAAGGTTTATCCGGAAGTTCGCAACGGGACCTTCAAAATTGATATGGTTTTCGATAACGAGGTGCCGAAAAATATTCGCTCGGGACAGACCTATCACGTAGAACTGCAACTGGGGCAAGCGCAAAAATCGGTTCTGATTCCGCGTGGGGGATTCTTCCAGTCGACAGGTGGCCAGTGGATTTTCGTCCTGAGCAAAGACGGTAGCGAAGCCACGCGGCGCAACATCCGGATTGGACGGCAAAACCCGCAGTACTACGAAGTGCTGGAAGGACTGGAACCGGGCGAACAGGTGATTACTTCAGGGTACGACACCTTTGGAGATAACCAATGGGTGGTTTTTAAATAA
- a CDS encoding PAS domain-containing sensor histidine kinase, translated as MGYNRFNRKLTGFILLMGVLAILAAFMWFASWYLWSGLLLFAFIIVTARLYRFLGKTNRDLSLFFEGMLNEDSSLNLERNSAPPGFDELKQSLLRLRGAIRKERVHNRFQEQFYEELIGHSGTGLLAYDEQGKVIIANSAVLQLLDLHHLTSVKTLEHRVPSFYQKLQRLKPGKPLLYKFTVNGQVVLLQLRATEFIFGEKHYHLLALQNIKAELEEREVESWQKLFRIMSHEIMNSIAPITSLAQSIGRSLPEEVSDVCTQSGIDIGRIRNSAGAIEEQGDLMMSFVERYRKLYKIPEPVLKPIAIEDWLSRFRILYHQEMQQRNIQFHVNVSNGITEFTADDKLISQVVINLLKNAVEAVSVVENAEINLSVQKGEQESRIVVADNGVGISEEYADQVFVPFFTTRQGGSGIGLALSRQIVHRHSGTLSFHSIPGMGSTFTVVLPG; from the coding sequence ATGGGCTATAACCGATTCAACCGGAAACTGACGGGCTTTATCCTGTTGATGGGCGTGTTGGCCATTCTCGCCGCTTTTATGTGGTTTGCCAGCTGGTACCTTTGGAGTGGATTGTTGTTGTTTGCTTTTATAATCGTCACAGCCCGTTTGTACCGTTTCCTCGGGAAAACCAACCGCGATTTGAGCCTGTTTTTTGAAGGGATGCTCAACGAAGATTCGTCATTAAACCTTGAAAGGAACAGTGCCCCACCGGGATTTGACGAATTAAAACAGTCGTTGCTACGGTTGCGCGGTGCTATTCGGAAAGAGCGGGTACACAACCGTTTCCAGGAGCAGTTTTACGAAGAACTGATTGGCCATTCAGGAACCGGTTTGCTGGCTTACGACGAGCAGGGGAAAGTCATCATCGCCAATTCGGCAGTGTTGCAGCTGCTCGATTTACATCATCTTACTTCCGTGAAAACGCTTGAACACCGTGTACCCAGCTTTTACCAGAAGCTTCAGCGACTGAAGCCCGGCAAGCCCTTGCTCTATAAATTCACCGTCAATGGGCAGGTGGTATTATTGCAGCTCCGCGCCACCGAGTTCATTTTCGGCGAGAAGCATTATCACTTGCTGGCATTACAAAACATCAAAGCAGAGCTGGAAGAGCGCGAAGTGGAATCGTGGCAAAAGCTTTTCCGCATCATGTCGCACGAAATCATGAACTCCATTGCCCCCATTACTTCACTGGCACAATCCATTGGACGTTCGCTGCCCGAAGAAGTTTCGGACGTCTGTACCCAATCAGGAATCGATATCGGGCGCATCCGGAACAGTGCTGGCGCCATCGAGGAACAGGGCGACCTGATGATGTCGTTCGTGGAGCGTTACCGGAAGTTGTATAAAATTCCTGAACCGGTGCTGAAACCCATCGCCATCGAGGACTGGCTGTCGCGTTTTCGTATTTTGTACCACCAGGAGATGCAGCAGCGGAACATTCAGTTCCACGTCAACGTATCGAACGGAATCACGGAATTCACGGCTGATGATAAACTGATTTCGCAGGTGGTGATCAACCTGCTGAAAAATGCAGTGGAGGCGGTTTCGGTAGTGGAAAATGCCGAGATCAACCTGAGCGTGCAAAAAGGCGAACAGGAATCCCGCATTGTGGTAGCCGACAATGGCGTGGGCATTTCCGAAGAGTATGCCGACCAGGTCTTCGTCCCGTTCTTCACCACCCGGCAGGGAGGTAGCGGCATCGGGCTGGCCCTTTCGCGGCAGATTGTGCACCGGCACAGCGGAACCCTCTCATTCCATTCCATTCCCGGAATGGGCAGTACATTCACGGTCGTTTTACCCGGTTAG
- a CDS encoding type II toxin-antitoxin system RelE/ParE family toxin, with amino-acid sequence MTDVIVLDNFKHDAKRLVKKYKSLKSELKVFIEKTEKNGPQGTSIGGGLYKARLAVKSKGRGKSGGMRIISYHEIIVSAENNTVYLVAMYDKSELSTLGNKQINEILKNFGIK; translated from the coding sequence ATGACTGATGTAATTGTATTAGATAATTTTAAACATGACGCTAAGCGGCTTGTGAAGAAATACAAAAGCCTGAAAAGCGAACTGAAAGTTTTTATTGAAAAAACCGAAAAGAACGGACCACAGGGAACGTCGATCGGAGGCGGTTTGTACAAAGCACGGTTAGCAGTTAAATCGAAAGGAAGAGGGAAAAGCGGGGGGATGCGTATTATTTCTTATCATGAAATTATTGTGTCGGCCGAAAATAATACGGTTTACCTGGTAGCAATGTACGACAAGAGCGAACTTTCTACCCTTGGTAACAAACAGATTAATGAGATTCTTAAAAACTTCGGGATAAAATGA